A portion of the Algisphaera agarilytica genome contains these proteins:
- the hypB gene encoding hydrogenase nickel incorporation protein HypB: MPPESPTPASDSAVAKPRILEVRTQILKKNDELARDLRDRFRAAGCFVVSLVSSPGTGKTEFLKQTLIRLQERGGLKIAALVGDLRTDNDAARLAESGVDVRQIETGTMCHLEADMVERAIEEASWDCDDLDLLFVENVGNLVCPSGFDLGEDLRLVLVSTTEGEDKPLKYPTIFNTADVAVITKMDLAEVLEYDAEKMQNSIQDVRPGMRAFEVSAKSGQGMDEWIQWLTDQAS, from the coding sequence ATGCCTCCTGAATCACCCACGCCTGCTTCCGATTCCGCCGTCGCCAAGCCCCGCATCCTCGAGGTCCGCACCCAGATCCTCAAGAAGAACGACGAGTTGGCCCGCGACCTGCGCGACCGCTTCCGGGCGGCGGGCTGCTTTGTCGTCAGCCTCGTCTCCAGCCCCGGCACCGGCAAGACCGAGTTCCTCAAGCAAACCCTTATCCGCCTGCAAGAGCGCGGCGGCCTGAAGATCGCCGCCCTCGTCGGCGACCTGCGCACCGACAACGACGCCGCCCGCCTCGCCGAGTCGGGCGTTGATGTCCGCCAGATCGAGACCGGCACGATGTGCCACCTCGAGGCCGACATGGTCGAACGCGCGATCGAAGAAGCGTCGTGGGACTGCGACGACCTCGACCTGCTCTTCGTCGAAAACGTCGGCAACCTCGTCTGCCCTTCCGGTTTCGACCTGGGCGAAGACCTCCGCCTCGTCTTGGTTTCGACCACCGAAGGCGAAGACAAGCCGCTGAAGTACCCGACGATCTTCAACACCGCCGACGTCGCGGTGATCACGAAGATGGACCTCGCCGAGGTGCTTGAGTACGACGCCGAGAAAATGCAGAACAGCATCCAGGACGTCCGCCCCGGCATGCGTGCCTTCGAAGTCTCGGCCAAGTCCGGCCAAGGCATGGACGAATGGATCCAGTGGCTGACCGATCAAGCCTCTTGA
- a CDS encoding ABC transporter ATP-binding protein yields MEGPAPMPPDVAERFERIKQRPVVFDVQHLGRVFTSPQGEAIQAIGDLSFQIRRREFITVIGPSGCGKSTLIRIIAGLEKATSGQMLLDGQPVTGPGADRCMVFQSYTLFPWLSVKKNVMFGLEQAGHSPTGAANEAMQWIEMVGLGDFAEHYPHQLSGGMKQRVAIARALANKPRVLLMDEPFGALDPQTRCTMQKYLLQIWQNVDVTIIFITHDMDEAIYLADRVMVLGRNPGHLKTMVEVPLPRPRHPDQLVDPLFVQTKKYIDDLIHPPGEEEDKPLPIYRMTEVGDDVF; encoded by the coding sequence ATGGAAGGCCCCGCGCCGATGCCGCCCGACGTGGCCGAGCGTTTCGAACGCATCAAGCAGCGCCCGGTGGTCTTCGACGTACAACACCTGGGCCGGGTCTTCACCAGCCCGCAGGGCGAAGCGATCCAAGCCATCGGCGACCTGTCGTTCCAGATCCGCCGCCGCGAGTTCATCACCGTCATCGGCCCGTCGGGCTGCGGCAAGTCGACGCTGATCCGCATCATCGCGGGCCTCGAAAAAGCCACCTCCGGCCAGATGCTGCTCGACGGACAACCCGTCACCGGACCCGGGGCCGACCGCTGCATGGTCTTCCAGTCGTACACACTCTTCCCCTGGCTGTCGGTGAAGAAGAACGTCATGTTCGGCCTCGAACAAGCGGGCCACAGCCCGACCGGCGCGGCCAACGAAGCGATGCAGTGGATCGAGATGGTCGGCCTCGGAGACTTCGCCGAGCACTACCCACACCAGCTGTCCGGCGGCATGAAGCAGCGCGTCGCGATCGCCCGCGCTCTGGCCAACAAGCCGCGTGTGTTGCTGATGGACGAGCCCTTCGGTGCCCTCGACCCGCAGACGCGCTGCACGATGCAGAAGTACCTGCTGCAGATCTGGCAGAACGTGGACGTCACCATCATCTTCATCACCCACGATATGGACGAAGCGATCTACCTCGCCGACCGCGTCATGGTGCTGGGCCGCAACCCCGGCCACCTCAAGACCATGGTCGAGGTACCCCTGCCCCGCCCGCGTCACCCCGATCAACTCGTCGACCCGCTGTTTGTGCAGACCAAGAAGTACATCGACGACCTGATCCACCCCCCCGGGGAAGAAGAAGACAAACCCCTGCCGATCTATCGGATGACCGAAGTCGGCGACGACGTGTTCTGA
- a CDS encoding agmatinase family protein encodes MPDEPLKEPLDPKQMKGYLAALKEETLTETATMDKIAQDLEMGLPGADSISDPNISTFSRGELPHYAGINTVMKTKYLEDVRQIGNYDVAFMGIPFDIGTTYRSGTRFGPQAMRRISALYTSYFYELGVDLVEKVKICDVGDVFTIGNIEKSFDQVSRAVSHIYANGCFPMLMGGDHSLGYPNVRGIAPHVDGDIGIIHIDRHIDTQEKDMDERMHTCPWFHATNIPNAPAKNLVQVGIGGWQVPRPGVKVARERGSTIISMDDVDDHGIDKVAEMALEAAWKGNVKQVYLSFDIDSVDCGFVPGTGWPEPGGFLPREVLKLLKLVAKEGICAMECVEVAPAYDTSDITALLGIRAMLDVLATLVDEGHLPRQKKHTSDAGIDAWKGT; translated from the coding sequence ATGCCCGACGAACCCCTGAAAGAACCGCTCGACCCCAAACAGATGAAGGGCTACCTTGCGGCGCTCAAAGAAGAGACGCTCACCGAAACCGCGACGATGGACAAGATCGCGCAAGACCTCGAGATGGGCCTGCCCGGTGCCGACTCGATCAGCGACCCGAACATCAGCACGTTCTCCCGCGGCGAGCTGCCCCACTACGCGGGCATCAACACGGTCATGAAGACCAAGTATCTCGAAGACGTCCGCCAGATCGGCAACTACGACGTCGCCTTCATGGGCATCCCCTTCGACATCGGCACCACCTACCGCTCGGGCACCCGCTTCGGCCCTCAGGCGATGCGTCGCATCTCGGCGCTGTACACCAGCTACTTCTACGAGCTGGGCGTGGACCTCGTCGAGAAGGTCAAGATCTGCGACGTCGGCGACGTGTTTACCATCGGCAACATCGAAAAGTCCTTCGACCAGGTCAGCCGGGCCGTCAGCCACATCTACGCGAACGGCTGCTTCCCCATGCTGATGGGCGGGGACCACTCCCTGGGCTACCCCAACGTCCGCGGCATCGCGCCGCACGTCGACGGCGATATCGGCATCATCCACATCGACCGACACATCGACACCCAGGAAAAAGACATGGACGAGCGGATGCACACCTGCCCGTGGTTCCATGCGACCAACATCCCCAACGCCCCCGCCAAGAACCTCGTGCAGGTCGGCATCGGCGGCTGGCAGGTCCCCCGCCCCGGCGTCAAAGTCGCCCGTGAACGCGGCAGCACCATCATCTCGATGGACGACGTGGATGACCACGGCATCGACAAGGTCGCCGAGATGGCCCTCGAAGCCGCCTGGAAGGGCAACGTCAAACAGGTCTATCTGTCCTTCGACATCGACAGCGTCGACTGCGGCTTCGTCCCCGGCACCGGCTGGCCCGAGCCCGGCGGCTTCCTACCCCGCGAAGTCCTTAAGCTGCTCAAGCTCGTCGCCAAGGAAGGCATCTGCGCCATGGAATGCGTCGAGGTCGCCCCGGCCTACGACACCTCAGACATCACCGCGCTCCTTGGCATCCGCGCGATGCTCGACGTGCTCGCCACGCTCGTCGACGAAGGCCACCTGCCCCGCCAGAAGAAGCACACCTCCGACGCGGGCATCGATGCGTGGAAAGGTACGTAA
- a CDS encoding hydrogenase maturation nickel metallochaperone HypA/HybF, which translates to MHELSVAISIVQSITDATAAEDHGQIAAVNVRVGAMSGVIPEALQFAWTPATRDTPLQGSELRVEFIPAAIYCENCSDTVELPGQRLVCPVCQTRSPRLVRGRELDILSVELQPESQHAS; encoded by the coding sequence ATGCACGAACTCTCCGTCGCCATCTCGATCGTCCAGAGCATCACCGACGCCACCGCCGCGGAAGACCACGGCCAGATCGCCGCGGTGAACGTCCGCGTCGGCGCGATGTCCGGTGTCATCCCCGAAGCCCTCCAGTTCGCCTGGACCCCCGCCACCCGCGACACGCCGCTCCAGGGCAGCGAACTCCGCGTCGAATTCATCCCCGCTGCGATCTATTGCGAAAACTGCTCCGACACCGTCGAATTGCCCGGGCAACGCCTGGTGTGCCCGGTCTGCCAGACCCGTTCGCCGCGCCTCGTGCGCGGCCGAGAACTCGATATCCTGTCCGTTGAACTTCAACCCGAGTCCCAACATGCCTCCTGA
- a CDS encoding TetR family transcriptional regulator, with amino-acid sequence MGLNNREDAEKTRRRIIDAALMLFSKRGYGHTSLEMIAKEVGMTRGAVYGHFKNKLALYSELMQLSQTPLYDIMERALSNPAPPLTALRSFMIEWFELLESNPQHREAFEILLNKTELTEELSEYLESEYSLTQAMVDGMGRLIQTGVEQQALPADTDVRFQALSAYNLLMGATHTWLFNPRLFAINTYGPQLVDQFFFALKRSPEHSAAAKIA; translated from the coding sequence ATGGGCCTGAACAACCGCGAAGACGCGGAGAAAACCCGACGCCGGATCATCGACGCCGCGCTCATGCTCTTCTCGAAGCGCGGCTACGGCCACACGTCGCTGGAGATGATCGCCAAGGAAGTCGGCATGACCCGCGGCGCGGTGTACGGCCACTTCAAGAACAAACTCGCTCTCTACAGCGAACTCATGCAGCTCTCGCAGACCCCGCTGTACGACATCATGGAGCGGGCGTTGTCCAACCCCGCCCCCCCGCTCACGGCCCTGCGCAGTTTCATGATCGAGTGGTTCGAGCTGCTGGAAAGCAACCCGCAGCACCGCGAGGCCTTCGAGATCCTGCTGAACAAAACCGAACTGACCGAAGAGCTCAGCGAATACCTCGAATCGGAGTATTCGCTGACGCAGGCCATGGTGGACGGCATGGGGCGGCTGATCCAGACGGGGGTGGAACAACAGGCGTTGCCCGCGGACACGGACGTGCGTTTCCAGGCGTTGTCGGCTTACAACCTGCTCATGGGCGCGACGCACACCTGGCTCTTCAACCCCCGACTGTTTGCGATCAACACCTACGGCCCCCAGCTGGTGGACCAGTTCTTCTTTGCCCTGAAACGTTCGCCGGAACACAGTGCCGCGGCGAAGATCGCCTGA
- a CDS encoding agmatinase family protein — MTDSTPDFRPPSQGLDAVAREASLPTGKREAADARALEMGLPGAESITDPNIGTFSRGPLPLYAGIPTMLKLPYVEDVRQAHQHDVSFMGVPFDIGTTFRPGTRFGPQGMRRASVQYTSFYSFEMGVDLFESLNMCDLGDVFTIGNIEKSFDQISRAVGHAYTQGTFPVIMGGDHSIGYPCVRGLAPHIRKPDGSPGKLGIIHIDRHLDTLEKDMDERMHTCPWFHATNIPNAPSTNLVQMGIGGWQTSREWVKGARDKGTYVLTMDDIETMGIEKAAEVALDIAWKDADAVYLSFDIDSVEAGHVPGTGWPQPGGFQPREVLKLLRLIASRGLAAMECVEVAPCYDIADVTSIMAVHATMEVLGSLVDHGHLPDKRAPILDADLNAWKGT, encoded by the coding sequence ATGACCGACTCCACCCCCGACTTCCGCCCCCCATCCCAAGGCCTCGACGCCGTCGCCCGTGAGGCTTCCCTGCCCACCGGCAAACGGGAAGCGGCCGACGCCCGTGCGTTGGAGATGGGATTGCCCGGGGCCGAGTCGATCACCGATCCGAACATTGGCACGTTCTCGCGGGGCCCGCTCCCGCTCTACGCGGGCATCCCGACGATGCTGAAACTGCCCTACGTCGAAGACGTTCGGCAAGCACATCAACACGACGTGTCGTTCATGGGCGTGCCCTTCGACATCGGCACCACCTTCCGCCCCGGCACCCGCTTCGGCCCGCAGGGCATGCGCCGCGCTTCGGTGCAGTACACCAGCTTCTACAGCTTTGAGATGGGCGTGGACCTCTTCGAATCGCTGAACATGTGCGACCTCGGCGACGTGTTCACCATCGGCAACATCGAAAAGTCCTTCGACCAGATCAGCCGCGCGGTCGGCCACGCCTACACGCAAGGCACGTTCCCCGTGATCATGGGCGGCGACCACAGCATCGGCTACCCCTGCGTCCGCGGCCTCGCCCCGCACATCCGTAAACCGGACGGTTCCCCCGGCAAGCTCGGCATCATCCACATCGACCGCCACCTCGACACGCTCGAGAAGGACATGGACGAGCGGATGCACACCTGCCCGTGGTTCCACGCCACCAATATCCCCAACGCCCCGTCGACCAACCTCGTGCAGATGGGCATCGGCGGCTGGCAGACCTCACGCGAGTGGGTCAAGGGCGCACGCGACAAAGGGACATATGTCCTGACCATGGACGACATCGAGACCATGGGCATCGAAAAGGCCGCCGAGGTCGCACTCGACATCGCTTGGAAGGACGCGGATGCGGTGTACCTGAGTTTCGACATCGACAGCGTCGAAGCGGGCCACGTCCCCGGCACCGGCTGGCCCCAGCCCGGCGGGTTCCAGCCTCGCGAAGTGCTCAAGCTCCTACGCCTCATCGCATCGCGCGGTTTGGCGGCGATGGAATGCGTCGAGGTCGCCCCGTGCTACGACATCGCCGACGTCACCTCGATCATGGCCGTGCACGCCACCATGGAAGTGCTCGGCTCCCTCGTCGACCACGGCCACCTACCCGACAAACGTGCTCCCATACTCGACGCCGACCTGAATGCATGGAAAGGAACCTGA